The Acidimicrobiales bacterium sequence CCGGGTCCGCGCGGCAGGTCGAGATCGGCGTCGACGAACGCGCGAGTGAGCGAGGTCGTCCCGGATCCGCCGAACGACGTGACCTGCACGGTGTGGGGAAACGCGAACGGATCGCCGGCCGCCCGGTGTTCGAGGATGACGTTCTCCAGCGCGCGGGAGACGAACCTGTCGGAGTCCACGGCCGCGAGGGTACCGCCTGCCCTCGGCGTGAGATACGGCCGCGAGACCCATTCGCGCCCCGGGGCGCACGCCCTAAGCTTCGCGGGTTGTGAAGCTGACGATCGACGCCGACCCCCCGTTCGAGTTCGAGTGCGAGGACACGATCGCGTCGGCGTGGGTGTCCAAGGGGATCCTCGAGGACCAGACGTATCCGGTCCTTCCCTTCGTCGATGACGTCCGGATCGTCGTCGACGCCGGCGGCAACTGCGGGGCCACCGCGGTGCACTTCGCCCGGCACTACCCCGAGGCCGAGATCCACACGATCGAACCCGGAAGCCTCCAGCGGTCGATCCTCGAGCGCAACGCCGCCGCGTACCCGAACATCACGATCCATCCGATCGCTCTCGCCGACGACGACGGCGAACTTCCGATCTACCAGGGGGCCGAGGACAGTGGCATGACGTCGCTCACCCCGAGCGAATGGACGGCGGACGACCACGAGATGGTGTCCGTACGTCACGCCGGGCGGTGGGCGGCCGACACCGGTCTCGCCCGCATCGACATCCTGAAACTCGACGTCGAGGGATTCGAGGCAGCCGTGCTCGCGAGCCTCACCGCGTTGCTGCCGACGATCAAGGTGCTCTACGTCGAGTACGACTCGCGTGACGACCGCCGTCGCATCGATCACACCCTCGAGGCGACCCACGACCTCTATGCGGGGAAGGTCTTCCTGGACCAGGGGGAGGTCGTCTATCTCGCGAAGGCGATCGCCGACGATCCGGCGGCGACGAACCATCTCCGTTCGCTCTTCGATCCCGGTCAACGGGCGTGAAGCTCTCCTTTCCGGTTCCGAGCACTCGCCATCCGGTCGGCGGTGTCGCCATCACCTACGAGTTCGCCACCGCACTCGCCCACCGCGGTCACGACGTCACCCTCCTGCACCACGAACTGTTCGGTGACGACGCGGTTGCGTCACTCGATGAACTCCCCTGGTTCACGTTCGACGCTGCGGTGAACCACCAGTTCGTCGAGGGTGGCGTCGCGGACGTGTCCGCCCTC is a genomic window containing:
- a CDS encoding FkbM family methyltransferase gives rise to the protein MKLTIDADPPFEFECEDTIASAWVSKGILEDQTYPVLPFVDDVRIVVDAGGNCGATAVHFARHYPEAEIHTIEPGSLQRSILERNAAAYPNITIHPIALADDDGELPIYQGAEDSGMTSLTPSEWTADDHEMVSVRHAGRWAADTGLARIDILKLDVEGFEAAVLASLTALLPTIKVLYVEYDSRDDRRRIDHTLEATHDLYAGKVFLDQGEVVYLAKAIADDPAATNHLRSLFDPGQRA